One genomic segment of Nitrospirota bacterium includes these proteins:
- a CDS encoding HlyC/CorC family transporter produces the protein MWIEILLVLVFIIFSGFFASAEIAVVTSRKARIETVAKEGGRSAKTLLTLIENPNRFLATVQVGVTIGGAVASSLGGVLAIKALKPVIADVPIQIISGWAEPLAIGSVICVTSYLTLILGELVPKSIALMFPEKVALFVAKPIATFSKISSIVVNVLSASTNLLLKPFGKTAFMDRALISQEEIKLLIKEGKERGIFELTEQELIQSVFEFTDISVKEVMVPTGQVVALSLDDPLESVLARIYEEQYSRYPVYSKEINNILGIIHTKDVCNMLSKHREIHLRKLLRPPFYVPETLMISTLLADMRRKRMHMAIAVNEHGLVTGIVTIEDLLEEIVGEIRDEHDTEQPVIELGNSTYIVYASINIRDLKDDYEIELPESPQYDTLAGFVLTTLQKIPKCGETIELPDMKLTVVEVVHTRVAKVKIELTKKQEVINESDSQTE, from the coding sequence ATGTGGATAGAAATATTATTAGTCTTAGTGTTTATAATATTCAGCGGCTTTTTTGCCAGCGCTGAAATAGCAGTAGTTACCTCTCGTAAAGCAAGGATAGAGACTGTTGCTAAGGAGGGCGGAAGGTCAGCAAAGACTTTGCTCACTCTAATAGAAAATCCAAACAGATTTCTTGCAACAGTTCAGGTGGGCGTCACAATAGGCGGGGCTGTGGCCTCCTCATTAGGCGGTGTGTTGGCTATAAAAGCTCTTAAGCCTGTGATTGCAGATGTGCCAATTCAGATTATATCAGGGTGGGCAGAACCTCTGGCTATTGGTAGCGTCATCTGTGTGACATCATATCTGACTTTGATTTTAGGCGAATTAGTTCCCAAATCCATTGCCCTTATGTTTCCGGAAAAAGTAGCCCTTTTTGTGGCTAAGCCTATCGCAACATTTTCTAAAATAAGCTCAATTGTAGTTAACGTGCTCTCTGCCAGCACCAACCTGCTTCTAAAACCATTTGGTAAAACCGCCTTTATGGACAGGGCATTAATATCTCAGGAGGAGATAAAGCTGCTCATTAAGGAGGGTAAAGAAAGGGGAATTTTTGAACTGACCGAACAGGAGCTTATTCAAAGCGTGTTTGAGTTTACCGATATATCGGTCAAGGAGGTCATGGTGCCCACAGGCCAGGTAGTGGCACTGTCCCTTGATGATCCGCTTGAGAGCGTCCTTGCCAGGATTTACGAGGAGCAGTACTCACGTTACCCTGTCTATAGTAAAGAGATAAATAACATACTTGGCATTATTCACACAAAAGACGTCTGTAATATGCTCTCAAAACATCGGGAGATACATCTTAGGAAGTTACTAAGGCCGCCTTTTTATGTACCTGAGACCCTCATGATAAGCACGCTTTTGGCAGATATGAGAAGAAAACGCATGCACATGGCTATAGCTGTTAATGAACATGGACTTGTAACAGGAATTGTCACAATTGAAGACCTCCTTGAGGAAATTGTAGGGGAAATCAGAGACGAGCACGACACAGAACAGCCTGTAATAGAGTTAGGCAACAGCACCTACATTGTCTATGCTTCTATTAACATCAGGGACTTAAAAGACGACTATGAGATAGAACTTCCCGAGTCTCCGCAATATGACACGCTTGCCGGGTTTGTTCTGACCACTCTTCAGAAAATTCCCAAATGCGGCGAGACAATCGAGCTGCCCGATATGAAACTCACAGTCGTTGAGGTTGTTCACACAAGGGTAGCCAAAGTTAAAATCGAACTGACTAAAAAACAAGAGGTGATCAATGAAAGTGATTCACAAACTGAATAA
- a CDS encoding MBL fold metallo-hydrolase: MLIRCWGSRGSIPVSGKEYLKYGGDTTCIEIMTDSGERLIIDTGSGIRELGKKMIDENQTRFHIFFTHFHWDHIMGFPFFRPIYKEGTQIDFYGCVFTKETIEEMISKTMVSPNFPVNFNEVKAEFKYTDLCSGTFQINSMTITPIHLSHPNKGLGYKFQENGKTFVFITDNELRYKQPGGLDYKDYMEFSKGADLLYHDSEYIEEEYAEKITWGHSIYTDSLKLAIEANVKSFGLFHHNQNRTDDEIDAMVENCRAHIKKNNSSTTCFAVEKGSEVEL; this comes from the coding sequence ATGCTGATAAGATGCTGGGGTTCAAGAGGTTCGATACCGGTATCAGGTAAGGAATATCTGAAATATGGGGGGGATACGACCTGCATCGAAATTATGACAGACAGCGGTGAAAGGTTAATAATTGATACTGGCTCTGGAATCAGAGAGTTAGGCAAAAAAATGATTGACGAAAATCAAACAAGGTTTCATATTTTCTTTACCCATTTTCACTGGGACCACATCATGGGGTTTCCTTTTTTCAGGCCGATCTACAAAGAGGGTACGCAAATTGATTTTTATGGATGCGTGTTTACTAAGGAAACTATAGAGGAGATGATCTCAAAGACCATGGTGTCGCCAAATTTCCCTGTTAATTTTAATGAGGTAAAAGCTGAGTTTAAATATACTGATCTTTGTAGCGGCACTTTTCAAATAAACTCAATGACTATAACCCCAATTCATCTCAGTCATCCAAACAAAGGACTTGGTTATAAATTTCAGGAAAACGGCAAAACTTTTGTATTCATAACAGATAATGAGCTGCGGTATAAACAACCCGGAGGGCTGGATTATAAGGACTATATGGAATTTTCAAAAGGGGCGGACTTGCTTTACCATGACTCAGAATACATCGAGGAGGAGTACGCTGAAAAGATAACTTGGGGACATTCCATATACACTGATTCGCTTAAGCTTGCCATAGAGGCCAATGTGAAAAGCTTCGGTTTATTCCACCATAATCAAAACAGAACAGACGATGAAATAGACGCTATGGTTGAAAATTGCCGGGCACACATAAAAAAAAATAATTCCTCTACCACTTGCTTTGCCGTGGAAAAAGGCAGCGAAGTAGAGCTGTAA
- a CDS encoding SDR family oxidoreductase, which produces MEDIVNNIRSCALITGSSRGIGRAIAFRFAKSGVDVAVNYSREGGKSESAAEALVEEFKSLGVNAVSIKADISKKDEVKYLIAETISNLGRLDYLVLNAAKAPFKPIEKLFERELNDLVRTNYMGNIFCVQEALSHLEAASGKIVFISSLGSKYYNASYPLGSMKAAMEAVVRDLSETLSKRGISVNAVSGGIVKTDSFKVLRQYVEGLDMMPESFFVTPEEIADVVYFLCSGQSRGISGQTIIVDRGMSNSLFRNFTK; this is translated from the coding sequence ATGGAAGACATTGTAAATAACATAAGGTCTTGTGCTTTGATAACGGGCAGTTCCCGTGGAATTGGGCGGGCAATAGCCTTTAGGTTTGCCAAAAGCGGAGTAGATGTGGCCGTTAACTATTCCCGCGAGGGTGGAAAGTCCGAAAGTGCCGCCGAGGCGCTTGTTGAGGAATTCAAATCGCTGGGAGTTAATGCAGTTTCAATAAAAGCTGATATTTCTAAAAAAGACGAGGTTAAATATCTGATTGCTGAAACCATCAGCAATTTAGGCCGTCTTGACTATCTTGTTTTAAACGCAGCAAAGGCACCGTTTAAGCCGATTGAGAAGCTTTTTGAACGGGAGCTAAATGATCTTGTCAGAACTAATTATATGGGTAACATTTTCTGTGTCCAGGAGGCACTTAGCCATTTAGAGGCAGCCAGCGGAAAAATAGTTTTTATATCAAGTCTGGGCAGTAAGTACTACAATGCAAGCTACCCGCTTGGCAGCATGAAGGCGGCTATGGAGGCTGTGGTCAGGGATTTATCTGAAACGCTATCCAAAAGAGGAATATCTGTAAATGCCGTTTCAGGCGGAATCGTGAAGACCGATTCATTTAAAGTGCTTAGACAGTACGTTGAGGGTCTTGACATGATGCCGGAGTCGTTTTTTGTTACCCCTGAGGAAATTGCAGATGTCGTGTATTTTCTGTGCAGCGGCCAGAGCCGCGGCATATCGGGGCAAACAATAATAGTTGACCGCGGTATGAGCAACAGCCTGTTCAGAAACTTTACAAAATAA
- a CDS encoding beta-ketoacyl-[acyl-carrier-protein] synthase family protein: protein MNTEHKKRRIVVTGYGMITPLGVTANETFENALQGRSGIREITNFDTRGLPCTVGGEVNGSWNVNIKDINSEIDVKRLEKYVTRGSRFMIGATDEALKRAKLSAKTIPESAGVALGFHGENPVVSDMVFLHRFYDGKGGWDIEGLRNKGGYSYFNFFRRKSDVGSTLLSALFNCKGPNLAIASACAAGSQAIGEACAIIKSGATDVMIAGGCESSLNFTGFIGFVLIKALVEKYSSPEKASRPFDRKRNGFVMSEGAGAVILEELSHAKKRGADIYAEIKGFGSSADAYRITDMHPKGEGAVIAMRAALEDASLTPADIEYINAHGTSTLQNDATETVAIKEVFGSLADSVLISSNKSMLGHTIAAAGAIECVLSIMGINSSTILPTINYEFPDPKCNLNYVPNTALERQHSYVLSNSFGFGGQNASLCIGATD, encoded by the coding sequence ATGAACACAGAGCACAAAAAGCGCCGGATTGTTGTTACCGGTTATGGCATGATAACTCCGCTTGGAGTCACTGCTAATGAAACGTTTGAAAATGCACTTCAGGGGCGATCCGGAATAAGAGAAATCACCAATTTTGATACAAGAGGGCTCCCTTGTACGGTTGGCGGTGAGGTTAACGGTTCATGGAACGTAAACATTAAGGACATCAACAGTGAAATAGATGTTAAACGGCTTGAAAAATATGTGACAAGAGGCTCAAGGTTTATGATAGGAGCCACTGATGAGGCACTTAAGAGAGCTAAGTTAAGCGCTAAAACCATACCGGAGAGCGCAGGGGTCGCTCTTGGTTTTCACGGTGAAAATCCGGTGGTTAGCGACATGGTGTTTCTGCACAGGTTTTATGACGGTAAAGGCGGATGGGATATTGAAGGGCTTAGAAACAAAGGCGGATATTCGTATTTTAACTTCTTCAGGCGAAAATCAGACGTGGGTTCAACGTTGCTTTCTGCGCTGTTTAACTGTAAGGGGCCTAACCTTGCCATAGCAAGCGCCTGTGCCGCTGGCTCTCAGGCCATAGGCGAGGCCTGTGCGATTATAAAGTCAGGTGCCACGGATGTTATGATAGCCGGCGGGTGTGAGTCTTCGCTGAATTTTACCGGATTTATCGGTTTTGTTCTTATAAAGGCATTGGTTGAAAAATATTCGTCACCGGAGAAGGCGTCACGTCCGTTTGACAGAAAGAGAAACGGTTTTGTTATGTCTGAGGGTGCGGGTGCAGTAATTTTAGAAGAGCTTAGCCACGCTAAAAAGCGTGGTGCTGACATTTATGCTGAAATCAAAGGTTTTGGCTCCTCTGCCGATGCCTACAGGATAACCGATATGCACCCAAAAGGGGAGGGCGCTGTAATTGCCATGCGGGCAGCCCTTGAGGATGCCTCACTTACCCCCGCAGATATTGAATATATAAATGCCCACGGCACATCCACTCTTCAAAACGACGCCACCGAAACCGTGGCTATTAAAGAGGTGTTTGGCTCCCTTGCTGACAGCGTTCTGATAAGCTCGAATAAATCAATGCTTGGACACACTATAGCCGCGGCAGGAGCAATTGAGTGTGTTCTCAGCATAATGGGTATCAATAGTTCAACTATACTTCCTACGATTAACTACGAATTCCCTGACCCCAAGTGCAACCTCAACTACGTGCCCAATACCGCTTTAGAGCGGCAGCATAGCTATGTACTTTCCAATTCCTTTGGCTTTGGCGGCCAAAACGCCTCTCTGTGTATCGGTGCTACCGATTAA
- a CDS encoding NUDIX hydrolase yields MPEITDKKTVWTGKFLKTVLIELKNAKGEKFIWEAFKRQNCNGIIAVVPFTKDGQVVAIKQFRPPVEKYVIEFPAGLSDKGGESLIEVAHRELLEETGYSAPVMELIATGPLSAGASTEVLTVFVAVDAEKTSGQNLDLGEEIEIITLPVKNFYENAYALENESTYIDLKLFGLFELAKRFI; encoded by the coding sequence ATGCCTGAAATAACAGACAAAAAAACAGTATGGACGGGTAAATTTTTAAAGACAGTTTTAATTGAATTAAAAAATGCAAAGGGTGAGAAGTTTATATGGGAGGCATTTAAGCGGCAAAACTGTAACGGCATCATAGCAGTTGTGCCATTTACCAAAGACGGACAGGTGGTGGCTATAAAACAATTCAGGCCCCCTGTGGAAAAATACGTAATAGAATTTCCAGCCGGTTTAAGCGACAAAGGAGGAGAATCACTGATAGAAGTAGCGCACAGGGAACTCCTTGAGGAGACAGGCTACAGCGCGCCTGTAATGGAATTAATAGCAACCGGCCCTCTCTCTGCCGGAGCTTCAACTGAGGTGCTGACTGTTTTTGTTGCTGTGGATGCTGAAAAAACATCCGGCCAGAACCTTGACCTCGGAGAGGAAATTGAAATCATCACCCTACCTGTGAAGAACTTTTACGAAAATGCCTATGCCCTTGAAAATGAAAGCACGTATATAGACCTGAAACTCTTCGGACTGTTTGAACTGGCAAAGAGATTTATCTAA
- the mqnB gene encoding futalosine hydrolase encodes MVVVVLYAVSAEGKYVTKALSERVSVSGHTHVGFINGNKVVCIETQMGKVNAACESALAIKTYAPDVVISTGIGGAYPGTGLNIGDVAVSTCEIYGDEGVLLKDGFLDTFQMGIPLLKKGKKLFYNEFDMDTPITQKAYEIISDGLTGYGVRKGRFLTVSSCTGYSERALMLTYKHSAICENMEGAAVAHVCTKYNVPVIEIRGISNIVSDRDKSNWNIMLAIKNYSSSVILLLKSLNTQRLQTCLK; translated from the coding sequence ATGGTAGTTGTGGTTTTATATGCGGTCTCAGCAGAGGGCAAATACGTCACAAAAGCGCTTTCTGAAAGAGTCTCTGTCTCCGGCCATACTCACGTTGGATTTATTAACGGCAACAAAGTTGTCTGTATTGAGACACAAATGGGCAAAGTTAATGCTGCGTGTGAGTCAGCACTGGCTATAAAAACATATGCGCCTGACGTTGTTATCTCAACCGGTATAGGCGGAGCATATCCCGGCACCGGCCTAAATATCGGGGATGTAGCTGTTTCAACTTGCGAAATATACGGCGATGAGGGTGTTTTATTAAAGGACGGTTTTCTGGACACTTTTCAGATGGGAATTCCTTTATTAAAAAAAGGCAAAAAACTTTTTTATAACGAATTTGATATGGACACTCCTATTACTCAGAAGGCCTATGAAATAATATCGGACGGTTTGACAGGATATGGCGTAAGAAAGGGCAGATTTCTGACCGTCTCATCCTGTACGGGCTATAGTGAGCGCGCGCTAATGCTCACATACAAACACTCTGCCATTTGTGAAAATATGGAGGGGGCAGCAGTTGCCCATGTTTGCACGAAGTACAATGTGCCCGTTATAGAGATTAGAGGAATCAGCAATATTGTTTCAGACAGGGATAAGAGTAACTGGAATATAATGCTTGCCATAAAAAACTACTCTTCCTCTGTTATCTTATTATTAAAATCGTTAAACACTCAGAGGTTACAAACATGCCTGAAATAA
- a CDS encoding nucleotidyltransferase domain-containing protein, whose translation MSEESDKIIFLLSQYKKQFAGQYGIISLGVFGSVARREMRGDSDVDIVIKITHPNIVTLSRIRLEIEELVSKHVDIVHYREKMNTLLKERIDKDTIYV comes from the coding sequence ATGAGTGAAGAGAGTGATAAAATAATTTTTTTATTGAGTCAGTACAAGAAACAATTTGCTGGCCAATATGGAATTATATCTCTTGGAGTTTTTGGTTCAGTTGCCCGCCGGGAGATGCGTGGAGACAGTGACGTTGATATTGTAATAAAAATAACCCATCCTAATATAGTGACTTTATCCCGTATCCGTCTGGAAATAGAGGAGCTTGTCAGTAAACATGTTGATATAGTGCACTATAGAGAGAAAATGAACACATTGCTGAAAGAAAGAATAGACAAAGATACAATCTATGTATGA
- a CDS encoding DUF86 domain-containing protein translates to MYDRPLVIAILKSVFSAAERIIKKMAVIDSPMGFSDNDEKRDCLDVICMQLAAIGEGLKKIDKLTDGGLLINYTQVDWKGLKGIRDVIAHQYFDISDEAVFAACRNDIPLLIKTIKQILDDLI, encoded by the coding sequence ATGTATGACAGACCCCTTGTCATTGCTATTTTAAAATCAGTATTTTCAGCAGCCGAAAGGATTATTAAAAAAATGGCAGTGATTGATTCTCCTATGGGTTTTAGTGATAACGATGAAAAACGTGACTGCCTTGACGTTATATGTATGCAGTTAGCAGCTATTGGAGAGGGACTTAAGAAGATTGATAAACTTACAGACGGTGGATTATTAATTAACTACACACAGGTTGACTGGAAAGGGCTTAAGGGAATTCGGGATGTTATTGCACACCAATATTTTGACATTAGCGATGAAGCTGTTTTTGCTGCCTGCCGTAACGATATTCCGCTTCTCATAAAAACTATCAAACAGATTCTTGATGATTTGATTTAA
- a CDS encoding sugar transferase, translated as MAQGSFRIVPIKAVVLAVGDVILISLSLYLAVYLRMDHFLSPAYFMKALAISTMVHLFCFYILNLYSTHELSIGQRYTMRVASAVLLASALNAVLFYIIPFWHRGIFILNAAFVFTFISAWRALFRAIIEKTKSKIRLVIIGAGKKGEILAEKLKENLNFEFLGFLDDNYSEKTPNVIGTTALLKSLVYEDKLDRIVIASDLTHTAETFAVIVEAKFKGIEIYDMPDMFEELTTMMPVFSLDDIWLSYASFYGINNNIYNAKLKHIVDKIISVAILIVTAPVAALTAVLIKLDSRGPVFFTQERVGFNGQTFKIIKFRSMKADAETNGAVWASSNDPRVTKVGKFIRKFRIDELPQLINVLRGEMSFIGPRPERPDFVQGFNSSIPYYSLRHSVRPGITGWAQIKYRYGASYDDTVIKLQYDLFYIKRLSFLLDLLIMFETVKTVLFGKGAR; from the coding sequence ATGGCTCAAGGCTCTTTTAGGATTGTTCCCATTAAGGCTGTAGTGTTAGCCGTTGGCGATGTGATTTTAATTTCGCTGTCTTTGTACCTTGCCGTGTATTTACGGATGGATCATTTTTTAAGTCCTGCTTATTTTATGAAAGCTCTTGCCATAAGTACTATGGTTCATTTGTTTTGCTTTTATATTCTTAACCTGTATTCAACGCATGAGTTATCAATCGGGCAGAGATACACGATGCGCGTGGCATCTGCCGTGTTACTGGCCTCTGCCCTTAATGCCGTCTTATTCTATATTATTCCCTTTTGGCACAGAGGCATATTTATACTTAATGCGGCTTTTGTGTTTACTTTCATATCCGCATGGAGAGCACTGTTCAGAGCCATTATTGAGAAAACAAAAAGCAAAATCCGGCTGGTCATCATAGGTGCCGGCAAAAAAGGAGAAATCCTTGCTGAAAAACTCAAAGAAAACCTTAATTTTGAGTTTCTTGGATTTCTTGACGATAATTACTCAGAAAAGACGCCCAATGTGATAGGCACAACCGCACTTTTAAAATCCCTCGTTTATGAGGACAAACTGGATAGAATTGTCATAGCCTCCGATCTGACCCATACGGCTGAAACGTTTGCTGTTATTGTGGAGGCAAAATTTAAAGGCATTGAAATCTACGACATGCCGGATATGTTTGAAGAGCTTACCACAATGATGCCTGTCTTCAGCCTTGACGATATATGGCTTAGCTATGCCTCATTTTACGGCATTAATAATAACATCTATAATGCAAAGTTAAAACACATTGTAGATAAAATTATCTCTGTTGCCATTCTTATAGTTACTGCGCCGGTTGCTGCACTGACTGCCGTGTTAATTAAACTTGATTCAAGAGGCCCTGTGTTTTTTACTCAGGAGCGGGTGGGATTTAACGGCCAAACGTTTAAAATTATAAAGTTTCGTTCTATGAAAGCTGATGCCGAAACAAACGGCGCCGTGTGGGCAAGCAGCAACGACCCCAGAGTGACTAAAGTTGGAAAATTCATACGGAAATTCCGGATAGATGAGCTCCCGCAGCTTATAAATGTTCTAAGGGGAGAGATGAGTTTTATCGGGCCTCGTCCGGAAAGGCCGGATTTTGTACAGGGTTTTAACTCAAGCATTCCGTACTACTCCCTAAGGCACAGCGTACGCCCCGGGATTACCGGCTGGGCTCAGATAAAGTACCGATATGGGGCATCATACGATGATACTGTAATAAAGCTACAGTATGATCTTTTTTATATTAAGAGGCTTTCTTTTCTGTTGGATTTGCTTATTATGTTTGAAACTGTTAAGACGGTGCTGTTTGGCAAAGGGGCACGCTAA
- the asnB gene encoding asparagine synthase (glutamine-hydrolyzing) — MCGIVGMVSFRGGRINAERLTKARDLLSERGPDDAGIWTEGDTGLAHRRLSVIDVTTEGHQPMLSLCGRFVIVYNGEIYNFQEIRAALEAGTAVSWTGGSDTEVLLEAYKRWGAECLNHLRGMFSFAVWDRKEKSLFAARDRMGEKPFYYHYDSGVFAFASRSRALYELLPGLSRDINMQGLRYYIEIGYFPAPLTIYNEIRKLQQAHYLIVNNDGITIKRYYDLRQTVPDKKLERAKEGDLLDELDETLLKAVKLQMISDVPLGAFLSGGIDSSLVVALMRKLSTSGVKTFTIGFKEAQYDESAHALRVSRHLETDHHQQIMSVDNLLTLIPRFTEVFDKPFFDYSALPSMAVSELARGFVTVALTGDGGDELFGGYHYYVLLKRLEALFKIPPAVRNIASTALSLVPAHKLKLLSQMLTKPDTISAFAFTRSIIKDFSAIMLSDLTSSTEGIAGCFLTAAREFPKTLSATEMAMRLDTLFTLPDDYLQKVDVSSMAYSLEARAPLLDPGVVSFAMRLPETWKVRGLTNKYLLRKLAYRYIPREILDRPKQGFSAPVAIWLRGGLKEWALDRFNDKESLRALYLNHTEILKLYNSHLSGSRNAASILWAVAVLVDFYRRDHLL, encoded by the coding sequence ATGTGTGGGATAGTTGGGATGGTAAGTTTCAGAGGTGGCAGGATAAATGCTGAGAGACTAACAAAAGCACGCGACCTGCTCTCTGAGCGCGGCCCCGACGATGCCGGAATTTGGACAGAGGGAGATACCGGTCTTGCACACAGACGGCTTTCCGTTATTGATGTCACCACTGAGGGGCATCAGCCTATGTTGTCACTTTGTGGGCGCTTTGTGATTGTATATAATGGGGAAATTTATAATTTTCAGGAAATCAGGGCGGCTCTTGAGGCTGGTACTGCTGTCAGCTGGACAGGTGGCAGCGATACCGAGGTGTTGCTTGAAGCGTACAAAAGATGGGGGGCGGAGTGCCTAAACCATCTACGCGGAATGTTTTCTTTTGCCGTGTGGGACAGAAAGGAAAAATCCCTTTTTGCCGCTCGTGACAGAATGGGAGAAAAACCATTTTACTATCACTACGACAGCGGCGTGTTTGCCTTTGCCTCCCGTTCAAGGGCACTCTATGAACTTCTCCCGGGACTTTCCCGTGATATAAATATGCAGGGGCTTAGATACTACATTGAAATCGGCTATTTTCCAGCTCCTCTTACCATTTATAACGAAATTAGAAAACTCCAGCAAGCCCATTACCTTATTGTGAACAATGATGGCATCACAATTAAACGCTATTATGATTTACGGCAAACAGTGCCGGATAAAAAGTTAGAGAGGGCAAAAGAGGGCGACCTGCTTGACGAGCTTGATGAGACACTTCTGAAAGCGGTAAAGCTGCAAATGATAAGCGATGTCCCGCTTGGAGCGTTTCTCTCTGGCGGTATAGACAGCTCGCTTGTTGTAGCTCTGATGAGAAAACTCTCAACCTCTGGCGTTAAAACATTTACCATAGGATTTAAAGAAGCACAGTATGATGAAAGCGCTCATGCTCTCAGAGTGTCAAGACACCTTGAGACAGACCACCATCAACAAATAATGAGCGTAGATAACCTGCTTACCCTGATTCCTCGCTTTACGGAGGTCTTTGACAAGCCATTTTTTGACTACTCGGCACTCCCTTCGATGGCTGTCTCTGAGCTAGCAAGAGGGTTTGTAACAGTAGCGTTAACCGGAGATGGCGGCGACGAGTTGTTTGGCGGTTATCACTACTATGTGCTGTTGAAGCGGCTCGAGGCTTTGTTTAAAATACCGCCGGCTGTCAGAAATATAGCCTCAACTGCACTATCACTAGTACCGGCTCATAAGCTAAAACTGCTTTCACAGATGCTTACGAAACCTGACACTATCAGTGCGTTTGCTTTTACACGAAGTATCATTAAGGATTTTTCAGCTATTATGCTTAGTGATTTAACCAGCAGTACAGAAGGCATTGCGGGGTGTTTTTTAACTGCCGCACGGGAATTTCCCAAAACTCTTTCGGCAACTGAAATGGCGATGCGCCTTGATACGTTGTTTACACTGCCGGATGATTATCTGCAAAAGGTCGATGTCTCCTCGATGGCGTATTCACTGGAAGCGCGTGCTCCGCTTCTAGATCCCGGAGTCGTATCGTTTGCTATGAGGCTGCCTGAAACATGGAAAGTTCGCGGACTAACAAATAAATACCTGCTGAGGAAACTTGCTTACAGGTACATTCCCCGTGAAATTCTTGACAGGCCAAAGCAGGGTTTTTCAGCTCCAGTTGCTATATGGCTTAGGGGTGGTCTTAAGGAGTGGGCACTTGATAGGTTTAATGACAAGGAATCACTAAGAGCGCTTTATCTTAATCACACGGAAATTCTAAAACTTTACAATTCACACTTAAGCGGAAGCAGAAACGCTGCTTCAATTTTGTGGGCGGTAGCGGTGCTGGTGGATTTCTACAGGAGAGACCACTTACTATGA
- a CDS encoding glycosyltransferase family 4 protein, which yields MRLGVDCSNLRAGGGITHLIELFKAADFKAYGFSNVTLWGGRDTLSKITPKEDLTLCHEPMLDKPLPYRLYWQNWVLPELAARFADILFVPGGNFNGDFKPFVTMARNLLPFETRELLRYGPSFMALRLLALRKTQINTFRKAAGVIFLTEYTQKKVFELSGKLPCNTIVIPHGVSPVFRNMPDKNKVLSTPSPFKWLYVSIVDVYKHQGSVIRAISELREKGYPVTLSLVGSYYKPSLNDLMREIRKRDPNNEFITYKEFIPYEKLSQTYREADGFVFASSCETISNILLEAMSAGLPIACSDMSSMKETLKDGGVYFNPEEVESITSALRTLMDTPELRYKSALRGFELSESYTWQRTANETFAFIAGLCND from the coding sequence ATGAGACTTGGCGTGGATTGCTCTAATTTACGGGCGGGCGGAGGTATTACACACTTGATTGAGCTTTTTAAGGCGGCTGATTTTAAAGCTTACGGCTTTAGCAACGTGACTCTTTGGGGAGGCAGGGATACACTTAGCAAAATAACTCCCAAAGAGGACTTAACTCTTTGCCATGAGCCAATGCTTGATAAACCGCTCCCATATAGGCTTTACTGGCAAAACTGGGTGCTTCCTGAACTTGCCGCTCGGTTTGCCGATATTTTGTTTGTGCCCGGCGGAAATTTTAATGGAGACTTTAAACCCTTTGTCACTATGGCAAGAAACCTGCTGCCGTTTGAAACAAGGGAATTACTAAGATATGGTCCGTCCTTTATGGCTCTAAGGCTCTTGGCTCTCCGTAAGACCCAGATAAACACATTCAGGAAAGCTGCCGGAGTGATTTTTTTGACTGAATACACCCAAAAAAAGGTTTTTGAGCTTTCAGGGAAACTCCCTTGTAACACCATTGTTATTCCTCACGGTGTTTCTCCGGTTTTTAGAAACATGCCGGATAAAAATAAAGTGCTGAGCACGCCGAGTCCGTTTAAGTGGCTATACGTGTCTATAGTGGACGTGTATAAGCATCAGGGTAGCGTTATCAGGGCAATTTCAGAGTTGCGGGAAAAAGGGTATCCGGTAACTCTCTCACTTGTAGGCTCTTACTATAAACCGTCTTTGAATGATCTTATGAGAGAGATACGGAAAAGGGATCCTAACAACGAGTTTATTACGTATAAAGAATTCATCCCTTACGAAAAACTTTCTCAAACCTACAGAGAGGCTGATGGATTTGTCTTTGCATCCAGCTGTGAGACGATTTCCAATATTTTGCTTGAAGCCATGTCAGCCGGGCTCCCTATAGCGTGCTCTGATATGAGTTCAATGAAAGAGACCCTTAAAGACGGCGGAGTGTATTTTAACCCTGAAGAGGTGGAGAGCATTACCTCAGCGCTCAGAACTCTGATGGATACCCCTGAGTTACGGTACAAAAGCGCATTACGAGGCTTTGAGCTATCAGAAAGCTACACGTGGCAGCGCACTGCCAACGAGACATTTGCCTTTATTGCCGGGCTATGTAATGATTAA